Proteins from one Periplaneta americana isolate PAMFEO1 chromosome 6, P.americana_PAMFEO1_priV1, whole genome shotgun sequence genomic window:
- the LOC138701906 gene encoding cuticle protein 10.9-like — MKVVAVLMAVVCLGAAVPVLPQQDEVSPGPPQPYSFTYTAGRYPGHVDRTHSEQSDGTGVIRGMFAYVDPRHQVRTVEYVADAEGFHPVLSNPVADTPTVAAAKVRHADLYARIAAEHARIAAERGPDPYDEPQQLHN, encoded by the exons ATGAAG GTCGTGGCAGTGCTAATGGCAGTAGTGTGCCTGGGAGCCGCGGTCCCCGTCCTGCCGCAGCAGGATGAAGTGTCCCCCGGTCCTCCCCAGCCTTACAGCTTCACCTACACGGCAGGCAGGTACCCCGGTCACGTGGACAGGACACACAGTGAGCAGAGCGACGGCACAGGAGTCATCCGTG GAATGTTTGCATACGTGGATCCCCGACACCAGGTGCGTACAGTGGAGTACGTGGCAGACGCTGAGGGCTTCCACCCCGTGCTCAGCAACCCCGTGGCCGACACTCCGACGGTAGCAGCAGCGAAGGTGCGACACGCGGACCTCTACGCCCGCATCGCAGCTGAACACGCGCGTATAGCGGCAGAGAGGGGGCCCGACCCTTACGACGAACCCCAGCAGCTCCACAACTGA